DNA from Scheffersomyces stipitis CBS 6054 chromosome 1, whole genome shotgun sequence:
CCTCCTCGTCCTTCTAGTAGCGGTGTTTTGCCACAGAAACCCGCTCTGCAAATACCCAAGGCTAGGAGTGGAGTCATCCCAGGACCAAAACCAAACGGTGTTCAACCTACAAAATCAGGAACGATTCGTCCTCCAACCTCTGCTATATTTATTagtcaaagaaagaaaccaCCTCCAAAACGGTAGGTGCTTCAATAAATACAATATATACAATCATTAAATATTATCAACTTGTAGACACACGTTCTACTATTCGCTCTTACCTTGCTTCTTGTGTAAGCCAAAGAATTGCTTGCGTTCATCTTTAGGTATCGATGGCTGCACCTTGGTACTTGCCGTAGCAGATTCTGTACCCACATTGACAATCGCTGCCGTCTTGAAAGGAGGTGAGATTGATTTAAGACCTTTCGGAACGGATGCCTCGATCTGATGTCCCGAAGCAACTCTCAAGCTATCTTCCGAGAACCCTACCTCTTGGTACTGTATCAAGTATTTCTCGTACGAAGCATTTGAAAACATGCTGAGTGCTACTAGTAACGCTCTCAATTCATTTAGCACTGCCTCGGAAAAGAGGTTGTCATTCACTGCTATGGCAGAATCACCATTAAAggtagaattgaaactcTTCATCGACTCGAGACACGATTTGATTTGTGTCAATGTCAATGTCAACACGTTTGAAAGATTACTACTCAATTCTGACGAAACAGACTCCTCGATCTGGTCCAGTAACTTGCTTTCTTGCACCTTGAGAATGGCAACTATATCTTTCCAGATTGTCCCGTATTCATGGAAAATAGTTGCTTTGTTTGAAGTCAAAAGAACAATGTCACTAAGAGCACCGACTTTATGCTCTAGAAGCTTCAATACTGGTTCAAGCTCCAACTTCTCGGATACAGTGTTTGTGCTATCATCTACGCTGGCTGTTGGGGGAATGTCCAATGGAGTCGTAGTGCTGACACTATCATTGTTATTCAGATGATGTTCTGGCAATGAAGCGAAGACAGTATGGATGAAGTTATTGATATGGCTCTTAACAGCAGCAGTCAGTTTTGCTCCTTTAGCATAGCCTTTTTCATATGCTGTCGGACCATGACCATGATTCCAATTCTCGTTGTCATGGCTCGATGGCTGTTCTACAAGGTCTGGGGGAACGAAAGGTTTCATTCCAATTCCACTGGATGAAAGCGGGGAAGTTTCCACGGGTTGTAAACCATTCACTAGAGGTTTAACTTCAGTCTTAACTGTCGTAGGTTCAGAAATTATACGCTCTGATGccaatttgttgttgtatCCATTGATGAATGTCACATTTACAGGTGTACTCTTGATGATAGTTGACAACTCTCTTTGTGGTATTCCGTTAGACATCAAGAACGATAACATTGCATCTTTTCCCTGAGACTCCAACTGTTTAAACGATTCAACATACTTGGAAGTTTTGCTTTCTAACACTGAGCTTGTATCTTGTATTTCTGTGTTGATTAGTCGTTTCTTTGATTTGAGagaattcaacttcttttctaagGCCTCGATCTCTGCATCTATTTCTCTAGATTCATCCAACAAACCTGTTAATTTAGCTCCGTACTTGCTTTTGTCGCTTTTAATGGAGACGATTTTGTCAAGaatcttgtttctctttctgtcCCATTTACGGAAACTGCTGTAGAGACTTTCAGTGTAGGTTATGTCTTTAGCGTAGAGCTCGTTCAACGAGTAGAAGTTCTCCGAGAGCTGGTCGAAGTTTTGGCCAATCATGTTACGTCTTCGCATCAAGCCGGTATCTCCAGAAGAGACAAACTCCTTGTGGACTTGGAGGTTCTGCTGAAGCTCTTTGAATAGAAGTTTGTTCTTGTTAGAGAGAAATTCTATAGGTGACTCGGAATCCCCGCTCTGGTTTACGTTATTCAAGTTGTTATCCAACGGAAATATGGCCGAGTTAGTGAAGGATGGACTGTTATACAGATATTGGAGTCTGTTGTTGTCAAGTTCATCTGTTAAAGAGTTGGATAGTATTCGTGAAGGATTCGTAAAGAACTCACTATCAGCTATTTTGGGAGTGAACAATAGAATTGGCGTATTGCTATTATTACGATTATGATTAATGTTGCTATTGCTAGTGCTTTTGGgattgttgttgttatttGTGCTTTCATCTAGAATGGTGCTGTTGGTCAGTTTTGAGGAATGATCTATACTGTGGATGGGTTCAATCTTATCGCTGTCGTATGGAGCGTGTAGTACTGTCTTCTTAGTCAAGGGAGACTCCGACGAGATGAACTCTGCCGGGTCCAAGTCGTCGTCGTCAGAAGTGGCAGAAACGGACTCCGGGATCGAAGCTGATATGGAAAGGGTCTTTGACTGGGTTCTGGGCTTGAGATGCGGTTTCTCGATATCTACAGTGGCACCCAAGTTGATGGACtcaaagaagttgtcgtTACTTATAGAGGACATGGTTATTGGGGATTATGGGCATTTGCAATATAGGGATCAGCTGAGACGTGGACTAGAAGGAGATCCACAATTGCCGAATGGAAGAATAGGGCACAGATAGAGCTTATCGCTGTGACTTTATCTGGTGCGCCATAGAAAAAAGATCGGTGGAGTAAATAATAATCAGTACAGTACAAATGTACTGAAGGTTTCTAATAGTGAAACACAGATAAAGAACGGGGACAAATATAGTGACGAGCAATTTATGAAGATTATATGACTAGTAGTAGCATGGTAGTGACTTGTCAGTTTTTAGCAGGTTTTTGGTTGTATCTATTGGGTGTTTAGCCACTGTTATATGGGTCTAGATAGAGATTTAGGCAGAGATTTAGTGAAGAATAAGTAGTAAAGTTCTAGCTAGAACATGTGGTATATAGCGTAGGAATTATAGGTATATATAAAGTAAGATATGTGGGAGAGGTCGATGTGACCGTATACAAGGCAGAGAAAGGAGGCATAGGTTCCGAAATAACTTGTCTTTAAGAGCCTAAGAATGCTCACTGAGTATTAATCTTTTACGGTTGCgattttcttctcgttATCTTTAGCGAGGCTTCTGAAACATCTAGATAAAGCTCTAGGGTCCTCGTTGGTGACCTGTGCAACTGGACAGAACCAGGCTGGTGGTCACCATTCTAGGGTAGTGTAGCAGACTTGTGCCATGGGAAATTACAGATAAAAGTACGAATTTGAGACCTCTTCCTGAGCAAAGATGACACCTCGTCCTGACCAAAGATGCGCTTTATCAGCCTGATAATAAACGCGAATAAAGTATAAGATTTGCTAATTATTCCAGCTTCATGCACAGCAAATGGTTCTGAGATTTCCCAAGCCGCCCTTCTCACGGCAAGGGACCACACAATCCTAGGACAATTCTGGGATACTCCTGCTACACCAGCTaattgaattggaagataaTATCAAGACTATACACAGTTATTATTCCGTATTATCTGGGTATTTTCTGATTGTGCATAAGCAATACAAAATATAACGAGAAATGGTACAAACCAGTGTCGCCGTGTCATTTCCAGAGAACCTCCTTCATAATTTGACCCTGAGTCCAGAACTGGGTTTGACAGAGACGTTCGTATCATACTGGTGACGTGTGCTATTCGTATAAGGTTCTGAGTTTCTATTTGTACCAGTATACCCCTGATTCCGCGGAAAATCGTTAATTGTGTTGCAGCCATCGTTAACTATGGGGCTGGAGAACAACCATTTCTCAGGGACAGTTCTACCGCCATCACACACACCAACAGGCCGCAGACTCGCAGTGTTAACTATGTACAGCAATCCTACAGAATACTCAAGAATCGCGATGTTTATGATTTGCGGGCACGACCTGATCTGTATAAAATGTCTATGTTTACGTTTGCTTTCTACAGTTCTCTACTGCTAGTTCTACAATTTGTACGATTGATTCCGCGTCTGCCACCAGTCTCTACGACGCTGCGATAATGGAAATATGAAGATCCTATGTGTGGCCGAAAAGCCGTCCATCGCCCGCGAGGTGTCGCGAATACTCAGTGGAGGCAGATTCACCACGAGAAACTCCCGgaacaagttcatcaaaAACTACGACTTCACCTACAACTTCACCAGCCTCGGTATATGCGACGTTACAATGACTTCTGTGGTGGGGCACATCACCAACATGGACTTCCCGCCCGCGTACCAGTGGGGACGGTGTGTTCCCGGAAGGTTGTTTGATGTAGAGGTGATCGAGAAGGTCACCAAACAAGACGTGTTCGACAACATTTCCAACGAAGCGCGTACCGCGTCCAGGTTGATGATCTGGACAGACTGCGATCGCGAAGGCGAGTTCATTGGGTTTGAGATTTATAAAGCCGCTTTCAAGGGAAACAGCGCCATCCAGGTCGGGGACATCTGGCGTAGCCAGTTTTCGCATCTAGAACGAAGCCATATTATTGATGCTGCATCACATCCACGGCTGCTTGATATGAACTCCGTCAACGCTGTCGCGTGCCGTATGGAAATAGACTTCCGTGTTGGCACCAGTTTCACGCGGTTGCTCACTGACTGCTTGAAACAGAACAGAATCATCGAGAAAGGAGGGCTAGCCTCTTACGGAACCTGTCAGTTCCCCACCCTCGGCTTCGTAGTTGATAGATACAAAAGGGTCAAATCGTTTATCCCCGAGAAGTTTTGGTACATTGCGGTAGATATCCGTaaacagaaccagaagtcGTCGTTTGCTTGGACAAAAGGTCGTTTCTTCGACCGCATGTTTGTGACACAGTTGTACCAGGATTGTCTCcagacagaagaaggaaCCATAACCAATGTAGAAAGTAAACGAACCACCAACTGGAGACCCTTGCCGTTGACTACAGTCGAGCTCCAGAAGGATTGTGCGCGATTCTTCAGGATGAGCGCAAAAGCAGCTCTAGATGCTGCCGAAAGATTGTATAACAAGGGGTTTCTTTCCTACccaagaacagaaactGATAGTTTCCCAGCTACCATGGACTTTGCTGGTGTAATTGCCAAACAGACTGGTGATGGAAGATGGGGCGCCTATGCAAATCTGTTGATGGCTAACGGCCATGAAATGCCGAGAAATGGTAGCCACGACGATAAAGCGCATCCAGCTATCCACCCAGTAAACTACGTAGCTATAGATTCGTTGACTTCGGCAGACGAAAAGAAGGTATACGAATATGTGGTCCGTAGATTTTTAGCCTGTTGCTCGAAAGATGCTGTAGGTCACCAGACAACAGCCACTTTGCAATGGGGTAATGAAACATTCACAGCCAGTGGGTTGATTGTTACTGAGAAAAACTATTTGGAAATATATACATACAAGAAGTGGGAAACTACAAAGCAATTGCCGCCTCTAGAGGAGGGAGAAAAAGTCCGTATCTCCAGTGGCCAAATGAAGGAAGGAGAAACCAGCCCTCCCAACCACAtgacagaaacagaattgaTTGCATTAATGGATGCCAATGGTATCGGAACGGACGCCACTATCGCAGAGCATATTGAGAAAATCATGCAGCGAGATTACATCGTCAAACACAAACAAGGTGGAAAGGAATACATTGTTCCTACTCCGTTGGGTATGGGGCTAATTGAAGGATTTGACCAGATGGAGTTTGACAATATTTCTCTCTCGAAGCCGTTTTTACGTAAGTTGTTAGAGAATTCTCTTCAGAAAATCGTGGATGGCGAGCGCACCAAAGCTGACgtccttgaagaagttaaaCAAATCTATCGACAGGCGTACGGAGTCAGCTCTCAGAAGATGACGTTGTTGGCTCTGGTATGTCGACAGATAATTGCACAGAATCTGTGAGTAAGGTACAGCATATTTATAGAGTTAATAAAAGTTTGGGGCATTTACATGAGCTGTAAACAACTTGAATTGATAAACTCTAGTTGACTTTGTTCGATGTCATCGATTGCAAATTATATTCTACCTGTTGGAAATTGCAATCCAAATGATCAATGTCGTTTCCTAGCAGTTTCAGGAAATTATATTTAGCGACTGAAACCCTCTAAGGAACCTAGAAGCCTCCTTAACCAGAGTAGAATCTGAAGCAGAATCTAAACCTTCATAACAGCCATTAATAAACGAATTTCATTAAGCCTAAATACACAATACATACAGCATCGAAATATTCACACAAgcggttgcaaaattgtaTAATGGGAAGTAAACGTATATACAGGTCTAGAATTTCTATATGTACGGCTGCAATTCCCTTGGATAaaatttattcaaattttcagtataaaagaagagttaatatataaattatatattggaAACAGTCGGAAGCAACAGGAGCTTATATACCCTTGATATACCCCTGTTTTAGTATGGAATTTGTAACATTGCGCCATACTCTGTTTAACAATGAAtaaattcctttctttccaaggaAAGGACGATCCTGCATACTTTCCATCATTGTAACtaaatcacgtgatcgaATATCAAATATCAAATTATTGAAACTTCGATGCATATTCAAATTAATGagtttcttgttgacaCTTAAATCATCGTTTTCCTCTATAATTCCCGTGAATCATTGCAATGTTTCTGAGTCTGGGCGGAGCATTCGGTGCGTTTGGCTCTGGAAATGCTGCGGGCAGCAGTGGTTTTGGCCAATCAGCATTCGGTTCGTCTAATCCATCTACTACAACACAGAGCAATCCTTTTGGCGGAGGTGGAAGCTCTGCATTTGGACAGACGGGATTTGGTTCGTCCAAAGCACCGGCAGCTGCGTCGAG
Protein-coding regions in this window:
- the TOP3 gene encoding DNA topoisomerase (DNA topoisomerase III), which produces MKILCVAEKPSIAREVSRILSGGRFTTRNSRNKFIKNYDFTYNFTSLGICDVTMTSVVGHITNMDFPPAYQWGRCVPGRLFDVEVIEKVTKQDVFDNISNEARTASRLMIWTDCDREGEFIGFEIYKAAFKGNSAIQVGDIWRSQFSHLERSHIIDAASHPRSLDMNSVNAVACRMEIDFRVGTSFTRLLTDCLKQNRIIEKGGLASYGTCQFPTLGFVVDRYKRVKSFIPEKFWYIAVDIRKQNQKSSFAWTKGRFFDRMFVTQLYQDCLQTEEGTITNVESKRTTNWRPLPLTTVELQKDCARFFRMSAKAALDAAERLYNKGFLSYPRTETDSFPATMDFAGVIAKQTGDGRWGAYANSLMANGHEMPRNGSHDDKAHPAIHPVNYVAIDSLTSADEKKVYEYVVRRFLACCSKDAVGHQTTATLQWGNETFTASGLIVTEKNYLEIYTYKKWETTKQLPPLEEGEKVRISSGQMKEGETSPPNHMTETELIALMDANGIGTDATIAEHIEKIMQRDYIVKHKQGGKEYIVPTPLGMGLIEGFDQMEFDNISLSKPFLRKLLENSLQKIVDGERTKADVLEEVKQIYRQAYGVSSQKMTLLASVCRQIIAQNS